The sequence AAAATATCAAATCATACGTATATGCAATATAAATGCGGTTACTTCAATCGTATTAAACCGATCAATAAATATGATTTCGAAAAACATAAATATGCTGAAAATTATAAATATAAATATAATAGCAGTTTTTTTGCTTTTGCAGGGCCTGGATTAGAAGTTGATCTTAATCCATTTGAAACTCGTGCATGTATAGGTCTTGGTGCAATACTTTCTACAAAAAAGCAGATGGATTCATCTTTTCCCCAGTTAAATGAAGACGTGTATATAGGGATTAAAGATAAAGAAAATAATTCAATTGGATTTCAGTATGAGCATATGAGCAATGCTGATATAAAATTACCAAATTACTCAAGAAATTTTATTTTAACCAGAGTTGGT is a genomic window of Elusimicrobiota bacterium containing:
- a CDS encoding acyloxyacyl hydrolase, which encodes MAGWLIIPAILLFVKGLTTFAPAPDYASEAFVGLGIGVSFMVPVDGVFLINIGYKEKISNHTYMQYKCGYFNRIKPINKYDFEKHKYAENYKYKYNSSFFAFAGPGLEVDLNPFETRACIGLGAILSTKKQMDSSFPQLNEDVYIGIKDKENNSIGFQYEHMSNADIKLPNYSRNFILTRVGRKWR